One window of Agromyces rhizosphaerae genomic DNA carries:
- a CDS encoding aminoglycoside phosphotransferase family protein has product MDAPEAEVPIDESLIERLVAAQHPDLAGPVRIVDNGWDNTIARLGDDRCVRMPRRAVAAPLIEHEIRWLPRLASRLNVPVPAAQRVGEPGLGYPWRWVICPWLEGRALTEVPIAKRGDTARDLGRFLGPLHRIAPDDAPHNPVRGTPLAATAPRLEQRLAHPGVPDPAHLRRLWEVGFSVPPQTGRGRWLHGDVHPGNLLVGEDDARLAAVIDFGDLTAGDPASDLAVAWLAFDAEGRAAFREAAAPWHPPRARAWVRARAWAVVLGLAFLTRNDDDSRMHAIGVHAMDELLAETP; this is encoded by the coding sequence GTGGATGCTCCCGAAGCCGAGGTCCCGATCGACGAGTCGCTGATCGAACGGCTCGTCGCCGCGCAGCACCCCGACCTCGCCGGGCCGGTGCGGATCGTCGACAACGGCTGGGACAACACCATTGCCCGGCTGGGCGACGATCGGTGCGTGCGGATGCCCCGGCGGGCCGTCGCCGCGCCCCTGATCGAGCACGAGATCCGCTGGCTGCCGCGCCTCGCGTCGCGCCTGAACGTGCCGGTGCCCGCAGCCCAGCGTGTCGGCGAACCCGGCCTCGGCTACCCGTGGCGATGGGTGATCTGCCCGTGGCTCGAGGGCCGGGCGCTCACGGAGGTGCCCATCGCCAAGCGGGGCGACACCGCGCGCGACCTCGGTCGGTTCCTCGGGCCCCTGCACCGCATCGCTCCCGACGATGCGCCGCACAACCCGGTGCGCGGCACGCCGCTCGCCGCCACGGCGCCCCGGCTCGAGCAGCGGCTCGCGCACCCCGGCGTGCCCGACCCGGCGCACCTGCGCCGCCTCTGGGAGGTCGGGTTCTCCGTGCCGCCGCAGACCGGCCGCGGGCGCTGGCTGCACGGCGACGTGCACCCCGGCAACCTCCTGGTCGGCGAGGACGACGCGCGCCTCGCAGCCGTCATCGACTTCGGCGACCTCACCGCGGGCGACCCGGCGAGCGACCTCGCGGTGGCGTGGCTCGCGTTCGATGCCGAGGGGCGCGCGGCGTTCCGCGAGGCGGCGGCCCCGTGGCATCCGCCCCGTGCCCGTGCCTGGGTGCGCGCTCGCGCGTGGGCCGTCGTGCTCGGGCTGGCGTTCCTCACCCGCAACGACGACGACTCGCGCATGCACGCGATCGGCGTTCATGCGATGGACGAGCTGCTCGCCGAGACGCCCTGA
- a CDS encoding ATP-dependent Clp protease ATP-binding subunit, with product MFERFTDRARRVVVLAQEEAKMLNHNYIGTEHILLGLIHEGEGVAAKALESLGISLDAVREQVQDIIGQGQQQPTGHIPFTPRAKKVLELSLREALQLGHNYIGTEHILLGLIREGEGVAAQVLVKLGADLNRVRQQVIQLLSGYQGKEQVQVGADEKQAAQGGSQILDQFGRNLTQAARDSKLDPVIGREKEIERVMQILSRRSKNNPVLIGEPGVGKTAVVEGLAQAIVKNEVPETLKDKQLYSLDLGSLIAGSRYRGDFEERLKKVTKEIRTRGDIIVFIDEIHTLVGAGAAEGAIDAASILKPLLARGELQTIGATTLDEYRKHFEKDAALERRFQPIQVAEPSLPHAINILKGLRDRYEAHHKVSITDGAIVAAANLADRYISDRFLPDKAIDLIDEAGARLRLSILSSPPELREFDQKIGVVRGMKEKAIEDQDFEKAASLRDEEKQLLGERLRLEKQWKSGEVTTTATVDEGLIAEVLAQATGIPVFKLTEEESSRLVFMEKALHERVIGQDEAIAALSKTIRRTRAGLKDPKRPSGSFIFAGPTGVGKTELAKALAEFLFDDESAMISLDMSEYGEKHTVSRLFGAPPGFVGFEEGGQLTEKVRRKPFSVVLFDEIEKAHPDIFNSLLQILEEGRLTDGQGRVVDFKNTVIIMTTNLGTKDIAGGPVGFQVEGNSQNAYELMRGKVNEELKKNFKPEFLNRVDEIIVFPQLSKEELLQIVDLFVKRLADRMLDRDMTVELTLPAKERLIEVGFDPALGARPLRRAVQHEVEDRLSEKILHGELNSGDHVHVDYKDGEFVFTTTKRELPVGVGVNTNAAIGTGPQTPDLAASGE from the coding sequence TGCTCAACCACAACTACATCGGCACGGAGCACATCCTGCTCGGCCTCATCCACGAGGGTGAGGGCGTCGCAGCGAAGGCGCTCGAGTCGCTCGGCATCTCGCTCGACGCCGTGCGCGAGCAGGTCCAGGACATCATCGGCCAGGGGCAGCAGCAGCCCACCGGCCACATCCCCTTCACGCCGCGCGCGAAGAAGGTGCTCGAGCTGAGCCTGCGCGAGGCGCTGCAGCTCGGCCACAACTACATCGGCACCGAGCACATCCTGCTCGGCCTCATCCGCGAGGGCGAGGGCGTCGCCGCCCAGGTGCTCGTGAAGCTGGGCGCCGACCTCAACCGCGTGCGCCAGCAGGTCATCCAGCTGCTCTCGGGCTACCAGGGCAAGGAGCAGGTGCAGGTCGGCGCCGACGAGAAGCAGGCCGCGCAGGGCGGCTCGCAGATCCTCGACCAGTTCGGCCGCAACCTCACCCAGGCCGCCCGCGACTCGAAGCTCGACCCGGTGATCGGCCGCGAGAAGGAGATCGAGCGGGTCATGCAGATCCTCTCGCGCCGCTCGAAGAACAACCCCGTGCTGATCGGCGAGCCCGGCGTCGGCAAGACCGCCGTCGTGGAGGGCCTCGCGCAGGCGATCGTGAAGAACGAGGTGCCCGAGACGCTGAAGGACAAGCAGCTCTACTCGCTCGACCTCGGTTCGCTCATCGCGGGCTCCCGCTACCGCGGCGATTTCGAGGAACGCCTCAAGAAGGTCACCAAGGAGATCCGCACCCGCGGCGACATCATCGTCTTCATCGACGAGATCCACACGCTGGTGGGCGCGGGCGCGGCCGAGGGCGCGATCGATGCGGCGAGCATCCTGAAGCCGCTGCTCGCCCGCGGTGAGCTCCAGACCATCGGTGCCACGACGCTCGACGAGTACCGCAAGCACTTCGAGAAGGATGCAGCGCTCGAGCGCCGCTTCCAGCCCATCCAGGTGGCCGAGCCGAGCCTGCCGCACGCGATCAACATCCTGAAGGGGCTGCGCGACCGCTACGAGGCGCACCACAAGGTGTCGATCACCGACGGCGCGATCGTCGCCGCGGCGAACCTCGCCGACCGCTACATCTCCGACCGCTTCCTGCCCGACAAGGCGATCGACCTGATCGACGAGGCCGGCGCCCGCCTGCGCCTGTCGATCCTGTCGAGCCCGCCCGAGCTGCGCGAGTTCGACCAGAAGATCGGCGTCGTGCGCGGCATGAAGGAGAAGGCGATCGAGGACCAGGACTTCGAGAAGGCCGCCTCCCTCCGCGACGAGGAGAAGCAGCTGCTCGGCGAGCGCCTGCGCCTCGAGAAGCAGTGGAAGTCGGGCGAGGTCACCACGACCGCGACCGTCGACGAGGGCCTGATCGCAGAGGTGCTCGCGCAGGCCACGGGCATCCCGGTGTTCAAGCTCACCGAGGAGGAGAGCTCGCGCCTGGTCTTCATGGAGAAGGCGCTGCACGAGCGCGTCATCGGCCAGGACGAGGCGATCGCCGCGCTGTCGAAGACCATCCGCCGCACGCGTGCGGGCCTGAAGGACCCGAAGCGCCCCTCGGGGTCGTTCATCTTCGCCGGCCCCACGGGCGTCGGCAAGACCGAGCTCGCCAAGGCGCTCGCGGAGTTCCTGTTCGACGACGAGTCGGCGATGATCTCGCTCGACATGTCGGAGTACGGCGAGAAGCACACGGTCTCCCGCCTGTTCGGCGCCCCTCCCGGGTTCGTCGGCTTCGAGGAGGGCGGCCAGCTCACCGAGAAGGTGCGGCGCAAGCCGTTCTCGGTCGTGCTCTTCGACGAGATCGAGAAGGCGCACCCCGACATCTTCAACTCGCTCCTGCAGATCCTGGAGGAGGGTCGTCTCACCGACGGCCAGGGACGTGTCGTCGACTTCAAGAACACCGTCATCATCATGACGACGAACCTCGGCACGAAGGACATCGCCGGCGGCCCCGTCGGCTTCCAGGTCGAGGGCAACTCGCAGAACGCGTACGAGCTCATGCGCGGCAAGGTGAACGAGGAGCTGAAGAAGAACTTCAAGCCCGAGTTCCTGAACCGCGTCGACGAGATCATCGTGTTCCCGCAGCTCTCGAAGGAGGAGCTGCTGCAGATCGTCGACCTGTTCGTGAAGCGCCTCGCCGACCGCATGCTCGACCGCGACATGACCGTCGAGCTGACGCTGCCGGCGAAGGAGCGCCTCATCGAGGTCGGGTTCGACCCGGCCCTCGGCGCCCGTCCGCTCCGCCGCGCGGTGCAGCACGAGGTCGAGGATCGCCTGAGCGAGAAGATCCTGCACGGCGAGCTCAACTCGGGCGACCACGTGCACGTCGACTACAAGGACGGCGAGTTCGTCTTCACGACCACCAAGCGCGAGCTGCCGGTGGGCGTGGGGGTCAACACCAACGCCGCGATCGGCACGGGTCCGCAGACGCCCGACCTCGCGGCATCCGGCGAGTAA
- a CDS encoding amino-acid N-acetyltransferase, whose translation MTADFRVRRARAADVSGIVTLTEPLVDRRILLGKERVDLYGALQEFRVAEASDGTLIGCGALHVMWEDLGEVRTLAVADAWLGHGIGHALLDELEADAAELGLSRLFCLTFEVDFFGRHGFVDMGHETVDPEVYAELVRSHDEGVAEFLDLARVKQNTLGNTRMLKLLGDAAAH comes from the coding sequence ATGACCGCCGACTTTCGAGTGCGCCGTGCGCGCGCCGCCGACGTGTCCGGGATCGTGACGCTGACCGAGCCGCTCGTCGACCGACGCATCCTGCTCGGCAAGGAGCGCGTCGACCTCTACGGCGCGCTGCAGGAGTTCCGCGTGGCCGAGGCGAGCGACGGCACCCTCATCGGCTGCGGTGCGCTGCACGTCATGTGGGAGGACCTCGGCGAGGTGCGCACGCTCGCGGTCGCCGACGCGTGGCTGGGGCACGGCATCGGGCACGCGCTGCTCGACGAGCTCGAGGCGGATGCCGCGGAGCTCGGCCTCTCGCGGCTGTTCTGCCTCACCTTCGAGGTCGACTTCTTCGGCCGGCACGGGTTCGTCGACATGGGCCACGAGACCGTCGACCCCGAGGTGTACGCCGAACTCGTGCGCTCGCACGACGAGGGCGTCGCGGAGTTCCTCGACCTCGCGCGCGTGAAGCAGAACACGCTGGGCAATACGCGCATGCTGAAGCTGCTGGGGGACGCGGCGGCCCACTAG